Proteins co-encoded in one Papaver somniferum cultivar HN1 chromosome 5, ASM357369v1, whole genome shotgun sequence genomic window:
- the LOC113280584 gene encoding trichohyalin-like has translation MGERNNRANQAQTQIQSELVQENIIDYDRVSVHTANTNSKNKEEERSGAPGLIEGDEESMTTAELRQRLIVERRREDEERANLTRQNNELREENIRLQEQRSRSTTRVSSKSRTSRSTSRRSQSGRRDVRQESPLDNIAEIISEVDDRYVQQGEEHRAIKGNRGNRRERQGERYRVHHNQDEEDDEEQGRMILHGREMLRNQRKREEEEERNLDAQAYARHERDRRRRRRREEAEEREIQEVVRQNRHDNRVRKARLKRPMQPGADQTMNETILRISRDERNDYHAKRWR, from the exons ATGGGAGAAAGAAACAACAGAGCAAACCAAGCCCAAACTCAGATCCAAAGCGAACTAGTACAAGAAAACATTATCGACTACGATAGAGTAAGCGTTCATACCGcaaacacaaattcaaaaaataaagaagaggaaaggAGTGGAGCTCCAGGACTAATAGAAGGGGATGAGGAGAGCATGACAACAGCGGAACTTCGACAAAGGTTGATTGTAGAAAGAAGGAGAGAAGAtgaagagcgtgcgaatttgaCGCGCCAGAATAATGAGTTAAGAGAAGAAAACATAAGATTGCAAGAGCAGAGATCAAGAAGTACCACACGTGTGAGCTCAAAATCAAGGACAAGCAGGAGTACATCCAGGCGTAGCCAATCTGGTAGAAGAGATGTCAGACAAGAGTCACCTTTGGATAATATTGCTGAAATAATTTCAG aagtcGATGACCGGTATGTACAGCAAGGAGAAGAGCATCGCGCGATAAAAGGTAACAGAGGTAATAGACGCGAACGACAAGGCGAACGGTATCGCGTTCACCATAACCAggatgaggaagatgatgaagaacaaggAAGAATGATATTACATGGTAGGGAAATGTTGCGAAATCAACGAAaacgcgaagaagaagaagaaaggaatcTCGATGCACAGGCTTATGCGAGACATGAGAGGGAtaggcgaagaagaagaagaagagaagaagctgaGGAACGAGAAATACAGGAAGTTGTGCGTCAAAATAGGCATGATAACAGAGTAAGGaaagcaagattaaaaagaccCATGCAGCCAGGTGCAGATCAAACAATGAATGAGACAATCCTTAGAATTAGCAGAGATGAGAGAAATGATTACCACGCGAAGAGATGGAGGTAG